One part of the Solanum dulcamara chromosome 3, daSolDulc1.2, whole genome shotgun sequence genome encodes these proteins:
- the LOC129881601 gene encoding non-specific lipid-transfer protein 1-like, with translation MAKVACFAGMMCIAAIVMAMFAAHAEAYVTCGTVAEDLSSCLGYVRTGGAIPETCCNGIRSLFIAAISTLDRQTVCNCLKSAAGAISGVNLNLAAALPGKCGVNVPYKIRPSINCSKVQ, from the exons ATGGCAAAAGTTGCATGCTTCGCAGGCATGATGTGCATAGCTGCCATTGTAATGGCAATGTTTGCAGCTCATGCAGAGGCATATGTCACATGTGGAACGGTGGCGGAAGACTTGTCTTCATGCCTTGGCTACGTGAGAACGGGAGGAGCTATCCCTGAAACATGCTGCAATG GTATTAGGAGCCTTTTCATTGCAGCAATTTCCACACTAGATCGCCAAACTGTTTGCAATTGCTTGAAATCTGCTGCTGGAGCTATCAGTGGCGTAAACCTCAACCTCGCTGCTGCCCTCCCGGGCAAATGTGGTGTCAATGTTCCCTACAAGATACGCCCATCCATTAATTGCTCCAA GGTGCAGTGA